The Raphanus sativus chloroplast, complete genome genome contains the following window.
ACTTATGAGATCGATGAAGTTTATTTTCAAATCTGTCTTCTTAGAACGTATTGATTTGACCCCATAAGCGGGATCACCACCCCATAGCATGTTGCCGCCAGAACCCCGTATTTCTTCTAGACAATCTCCTAATTGTTCCAGAGCAACTAGAAAAAGATTCTTTAACCAGAAAGAATTCTGTTCAGATGTAGGATACCTATCCAGAAGTTTTCGCAACTCAATCATGTATGATGGAATCATCAAAGATTTGATCTTTTCGAACTCTGTCTGTAACTCACTATAGGCTCGGGAAACAAAGAGAAGATGTGTACGAACGATATATCCAGCAACAAGAAGAAGGAAAAGGATTGAATAGAGGACCTCACGAACATTTGGCGATCTCAGATGTGTCGATATCAACGATGACTCATTATTTCGATGAATCATTTCTTCGGACAGAAGAAGATTATGTAAAGGCTTACTCGAAATCTCACTTATCAGATTCCTTTGTGGAAGACACAATTTTTTCTGAAGAATTCGCCATGATATATCTAATCCATACATAATATCATGAAAAATGGATACAAATTTTTGACTGCTACTTAGTATCCGCAATAGGTCTGAAAAAATATCTAAAAATATCAAATTTAGATATTTGTACCCTGTCGAAGTAAAGAACCATGGCATATATGTTTGGAATAGATTCCATTTTGAGAGAGTTGAAAAAGCACTATCTCGTTGAAAGGTTCTATCCATCTGCCCTTTGTCAACGCATTTTTTTAGGCAAAGACTCCGTTTTTTCCTCTGTAAATATTTCTCAGAACATGGAGTGTGAATCAAACCCACGTTTGAATTGAAATTGAGATACTGATGCAAGCTCTTCTCTTCTGAATCGGATAGATTCATATCTGAAAGAGTTTGACAATACGTTCTTTCCAAATTTACTCTTTGTCCCTCTATTAGAGGTGTTCCAGAAATGTCTGCAATCGAGTAAATAGCTCTACGAACTAATGGATCGGATCGAATTGGAAAATGGAAAGATTTGTACAAGTTATACCTTTCGTCACCACTTTGTGGAAAATTGTTAGATATGAATATGTTAGATACCTGTGACTCGATTGACGAAGGTGAAATAGTATCTCTCTCCAAAAAAGCATGTTTTTTTTTACCACCACACGAAGAAAATATTTTGTTGTGAATGAACAAGATAGTGAGGAATTGTCCATACGTAAAATCAGAATTATTGAGACGGGCCTTTTCCACATAAAAAGGGAATCTTTTGTTACAATAGAAGCAGAAGTGATGTGGATTATTCAAGAATCGAAGTCGATTTGCTTTAGAAAAAGAAGATATCAATGAACTTCTCTGAAATGGTTTCACGGGATTCAGCCAATTGTCTTGATCGTGGGATACGATTGAGAAATAGGAATCCGTGTTATCAAAAGATTTCCTGCGATTCTTTCTAGTATGGAATGAGTCAATCATCCACTTTGGTATCTTATTGAACAAAAATGGTGATATTGTTCCTCCATTGATCAAGAATTTCGATTTTTGAGAAGTATTATGATCATCCAATAAAAAGGGTTTCAATTTTTTAAAATGAACGATTTGAAGACCTATTGATTCTAACAACTGATTGCAGGGTTGATCGTTCGGACCTTTCAATTCATAGATGTGGATCTCAGACCTATGAATGGGGATATTCTCGAAACTCACAAAGAAAAAAGGAAGTGAGTTAGACAAAAAGAGAAGTAACTTGGACAAAAAACGAAGTAACTTGGACAAAAAGAAACGAAGTGACTTAGAAAAATCTTTTTTATCAATAACCTCAGACCAATCAATCGAATATTGATTAATACATAATCGATCGAACACTACTTGAAAACGGCTCTTCCGCTCAGAAACGAAATGTTTCAAATGCTCCTGGAAATTCTTGCTCCCATTGGACCATTTGTATCTATATGCATTAGGATCCCGATTTATGGATCTCTCGGTTCGAGAAAGAAAAATAAGAGGAGCGAACCATTTCTTCTGACTCTTTTTCAAATTCGATAAATGTTGGTTGATCGTATCTTTCATTATAGTTCTATGATTCAGAGTATCATTTCCTATTAGATCCCTTTGAATTCCATATTCGAAGTTGCGATCAGGTCTCTTCATTAAAAAGAATCGATTCAATACATTTCTTATGTACCCATAGGGACTATATTGGAATTGGATTTGAATCAGATTTCGGATCAATCTATATTGATTGACTGCCTCCATTATGTTGTTGCTAGCAAATACCACTCTTTTTGGTTTTGGATCTTCAAAATAATTCCCGCAGGAGATCCGGACCCAATTTTTTCTGATCCTTCGATAAAAAGATTCATTTTCTTCATAAAAAATAGGAGGTAGAACCAATAAAGATTTCTTTTTCAATTCATCCCTGGAGTTGAAAACCTCCTTCAAGAATTGTCTTTGATCCAATCCGTAGGAATCAATAGAAAAGGCAAATCCCTTATGATACACCAGATCCGGCTCGGTTATTGATAGAGTGAATAGATCTGCCATTTCTTGAAATCTCTCTTCTGACTCAAAATCGTGGCGTAACGTGTATCCCCCCCTCTTCCGTTCATGGAATAGATGAAATAAATAAAAAAATGGATTTTTGTTCAAGAATGAAATCTTATTGGAACTGTCCATATCCAGTTCATCCTTCGGAACCGTATCACATCCCAGATCTGATGAAATAGGATGAATTGAGACGGTATTTTGTAAATACGTAATTATCTTGAATATATTAACTATTTCTTTATTTTCCGATCGCCTGGAAGGGACAAAAGAAACATCTTGTTCTTTCTTCAACAATTTCTGATCCCTAGTGGACCTCTCAGTAGGATTCGAACCCAGATGAAGTTCTGACCATCTGTCAGAGAAAAAAGAACGAATGGCTCTTGTAGAATTCCAAAAAAATTCTTCGCTTTCTTCCGGAAGCAGATGATTATTCATTCGCTTTTCACGTTCCGTGAATAGCCGGGGCATTGAGGAATATCCAGAAAGGTATTTAGGGAATCGGTCTGATTCTATCTCTCTTCCTTCCGTTTGAATAAAGGAAGGATCCCAAAGAATCGATCTTTCTTTTAGTTGTTGAATCTCTCTTTGATTGATCAATGTGTGATAGTGATATTCCGAATCCTCATTACTAATGGAATCGAAAGGATCTATGAATTGATCAGAAGATCCGTTCAATTGGCTAGAATCCGTTACTTGAACGAAACTAGATCTTGTAGAATCATATTGACTATTTGACGATACATTTCGTACCTTGCTAAAAAATCTATCCTTGTTTACCAACCACACATTGTCTAACCAAATCCAATTCTCTCTCGATATTTTCCTCAAAAAATCCGATTCGTGCGGATTCTTCCCCCAACTAACGAAGAGATCTTGGTGGAATTGCCACATATGAAATTGAGCACAATTTTGCAAAGAAATAGCCCGCTTGTTTCTCGAGAAGAGATGGGAAACATGCTCAATATCATTTGATTGAATAGTTGACCCAGCTCCTTGTTGTTTGAAGAAACCCTCCACTTCAATTGGTATTTTTTCACGAAAAGCAAACATGAGATAACAAATCCAGTCTTTCACTAAGATTTCGAATAGCTGTCCCGAATTCAAGTTGATTATGTTTCGCCTCTTATTCGGAGAAAGACGATCAAACAATTCCCAATCATGGCCCTTGCGGATCGGATCATCCATATAATATACAAAAAGAAACTCCAGATATTTGATATCTTTCTCTTTAAATGAGATATCAATTCCAGCGACGGTTTCATTAGATATCTTACAACAAAAATCCCTCTTTTTTCCGATCCAGTTCCTCCACCACCGCGAACTCCAGTTAGATTCAGGCATGATACACTTTTTAGTTATT
Protein-coding sequences here:
- the ycf2 gene encoding Ycf2 translates to MKGHQFKSWIFELREIVREIKNSHYFLDSWTQINSVGSFIHIFFHQERFRKLLDPRIFSILLLRNSQGSTSNRYFTIKGVLLFVVAALLYRINNRNMVESKNLYLKGLLPIPMNSIGPRNDTSEESFGSSNINRLIVSLLYLTKGKKISESCFRDPKESTRVLPITKKCIMPESNWSSRWWRNWIGKKRDFCCKISNETVAGIDISFKEKDIKYLEFLFVYYMDDPIRKGHDWELFDRLSPNKRRNIINLNSGQLFEILVKDWICYLMFAFREKIPIEVEGFFKQQGAGSTIQSNDIEHVSHLFSRNKRAISLQNCAQFHMWQFHQDLFVSWGKNPHESDFLRKISRENWIWLDNVWLVNKDRFFSKVRNVSSNSQYDSTRSSFVQVTDSSQLNGSSDQFIDPFDSISNEDSEYHYHTLINQREIQQLKERSILWDPSFIQTEGREIESDRFPKYLSGYSSMPRLFTEREKRMNNHLLPEESEEFFWNSTRAIRSFFSDRWSELHLGSNPTERSTRDQKLLKKEQDVSFVPSRRSENKEIVNIFKIITYLQNTVSIHPISSDLGCDTVPKDELDMDSSNKISFLNKNPFFYLFHLFHERKRGGYTLRHDFESEERFQEMADLFTLSITEPDLVYHKGFAFSIDSYGLDQRQFLKEVFNSRDELKKKSLLVLPPIFYEENESFYRRIRKNWVRISCGNYFEDPKPKRVVFASNNIMEAVNQYRLIRNLIQIQFQYSPYGYIRNVLNRFFLMKRPDRNFEYGIQRDLIGNDTLNHRTIMKDTINQHLSNLKKSQKKWFAPLIFLSRTERSINRDPNAYRYKWSNGSKNFQEHLKHFVSERKSRFQVVFDRLCINQYSIDWSEVIDKKDFSKSLRFFLSKLLRFLSKLLLFLSNSLPFFFVSFENIPIHRSEIHIYELKGPNDQPCNQLLESIGLQIVHFKKLKPFLLDDHNTSQKSKFLINGGTISPFLFNKIPKWMIDSFHTRKNRRKSFDNTDSYFSIVSHDQDNWLNPVKPFQRSSLISSFSKANRLRFLNNPHHFCFYCNKRFPFYVEKARLNNSDFTYGQFLTILFIHNKIFSSCGGKKKHAFLERDTISPSSIESQVSNIFISNNFPQSGDERYNLYKSFHFPIRSDPLVRRAIYSIADISGTPLIEGQRVNLERTYCQTLSDMNLSDSEEKSLHQYLNFNSNVGLIHTPCSEKYLQRKKRSLCLKKCVDKGQMDRTFQRDSAFSTLSKWNLFQTYMPWFFTSTGYKYLNLIFLDIFSDLLRILSSSQKFVSIFHDIMYGLDISWRILQKKLCLPQRNLISEISSKPLHNLLLSEEMIHRNNESSLISTHLRSPNVREVLYSILFLLLVAGYIVRTHLLFVSRAYSELQTEFEKIKSLMIPSYMIELRKLLDRYPTSEQNSFWLKNLFLVALEQLGDCLEEIRGSGGNMLWGGDPAYGVKSIRSKKTDLKINFIDLISIIPNPINRITFSRNTRHLSHTSKDIYSLIRKRKNVSGDWIDDKIESWVANSDSIDDKEREFLVQFSTLRAEKRIDQILLSLTHSDHLSKNDSGYQMIEQPGTIYLRYLVDIHKKYLMNYEFNTSCLAERRIFLAHYQTITYSQTSCGANSFHFPSHGKPFSLRLALSPSRSILVIGSIGTGRSYLVKYLATNSYVPFITVCLNKFLDNKPKGFFLDDIDIDDSDDIDASNDIDRELDTELELLTMMNALTMDMMSEIDLFYITLQFELAKAMSPCIIWIPNIHDLDVNESNYLALGLLVNSLSRDCERCSTRNSLVIASTHIPQKVDPALIAPNKLNTCIKIRRLLIPQQRKHFFTLSYTRGFHLEKKMFHTNGFESITMGSSARDLVALTNEALSISITQKKSIIDTNTIRSALHRQTWDLRSQVRSVQDHGILFYQIGRVVAQNVLISNCPIDPISIYMKKKSCNEGDSYLYKWYFELGTSMKKFTILLYLLSCSAGSVAQDLWSLPGPDEKNRITSYGFIENDSDLFHGLLEVQGALVGSSRTEKDCSQFDNDRVTLLFRSEPRDPLYMMQDGSCSIVDQRFLYEKYESEFEEGEGEAVLDPEQIEEDLFNHIVWAPRIWRPRGFLFDCIERPNELGFPYLAGSFRGKRIIYDEKYELQENDSEFLQSGTMQYQRRDRSSKEQGFFRISQFIWDPADPLFFLFKDQPFVSVFSHREFFADEEMSKGLLTSQTDPPTSIYKRWFIKNTQEKHFELLIQRQRWLRTNSSLSNGFFRSNTLSESYQYLSNLFLSNGTLVDRMTKTLLKKRWLFPDEMKIGFM